Proteins encoded within one genomic window of Epinephelus lanceolatus isolate andai-2023 chromosome 9, ASM4190304v1, whole genome shotgun sequence:
- the smim15 gene encoding small integral membrane protein 15, with protein sequence MIDVRAWAEYVVEWAAKDPYGFLTTVILALTPLFIASALLSWKLAKMIEARDREQKKKQKRQENIAKAKRTKKD encoded by the coding sequence ATGATTGACGTTCGGGCATGGGCAGAGTATGTGGTGGAGTGGGCTGCCAAGGACCCCTACGGTTTCCTCACCACTGTCATACTGGCTCTCACACCTCTCTTCATTGCCAGTGCACTGCTGTCCTGGAAACTGGCCAAGATGATTGAGGCACGTGACCGGGAACAGAAGAAAAAGCAGAAACGTCAGGAAAACATAGCCAAGGCCAAGAGGACCAAGAAGGACTGA